One window from the genome of Bacillus tianshenii encodes:
- a CDS encoding YitT family protein, whose amino-acid sequence MKKYKRQEPNRILTMVISYAYVLIGSCIMALAFNLFLLPNKIASGGISGISIILDAVFGWEPAIFQAAVNVPLFFLALLTLGLAFGAKSLLGTFALPFFVYLSRNIEPLTTEPLLGALFGGIGIGLGLGMVFRGNGSTGGVAILAAILHKYTGISLGACVALIDGITVTTSAFVFNVEQALYALIGLFVTSKTIDIVQVGFGRSKMALIITDREPEVRKGVLEKIDRGVTRISAQGGYTDDERPVLMCVVEQSEFTKLKQLVKSIDSSAFVIVMDASEVLGEGFKRE is encoded by the coding sequence ATGAAAAAATATAAAAGGCAGGAGCCGAATCGTATTTTAACGATGGTAATAAGCTATGCGTATGTGTTAATTGGCTCATGCATAATGGCGCTTGCTTTTAACTTATTTTTACTTCCGAATAAGATTGCCTCTGGTGGTATTAGCGGGATAAGTATTATTTTGGATGCTGTATTCGGCTGGGAGCCGGCGATCTTTCAGGCTGCGGTAAATGTGCCGTTATTCTTTCTTGCCTTGCTTACGTTAGGTCTCGCTTTTGGTGCGAAGTCATTGCTTGGGACGTTTGCTTTGCCATTTTTCGTTTATTTGTCGAGAAATATTGAGCCATTAACGACCGAACCGCTTCTAGGTGCTTTGTTTGGCGGGATTGGAATTGGTTTAGGTTTAGGAATGGTATTTAGAGGGAATGGGTCCACAGGTGGTGTGGCAATTTTAGCCGCAATTTTACATAAGTATACAGGCATTTCCTTAGGTGCTTGTGTAGCGCTTATTGATGGTATTACGGTCACAACATCAGCGTTTGTCTTTAATGTAGAGCAGGCACTGTATGCATTAATCGGACTATTCGTAACAAGTAAAACAATTGATATTGTCCAGGTTGGGTTTGGACGTTCGAAGATGGCACTTATCATTACAGATCGTGAGCCTGAAGTACGAAAAGGCGTCTTAGAGAAAATAGACCGAGGGGTAACGAGGATCTCTGCGCAGGGCGGTTATACAGACGATGAGCGTCCAGTTTTGATGTGTGTCGTTGAACAAAGTGAGTTCACAAAATTGAAACAACTTGTTAAAAGTATTGATAGCTCTGCTTTTGTGATTGTTATGGATGCATCCGAAGTGTTAGGTGAGGGTTTTAAACGGGAATAA
- the prfB gene encoding peptide chain release factor 2 (programmed frameshift): MELVEIKQELEKMAKRLADFRGSLDLDTKKARIAELEGVMAEPSFWDDQDSAQKVIGEVNALKDSAHSFQDLQERYENLEVSYELVKEEHDEDLRAELEEEIKDLAKGLNQFELNLLLSEPYDKNNAILELHPGAGGTESQDWASMLLRMYSRWGERKGFKVETLDYLPGDEAGVKSVTLLIKGHNAYGYLKAEKGVHRLVRISPFDSSGRRHTSFVSCEVMPEFNDEIEIDIRTEDLKIDTYRASGAGGQHVNTTDSAVRITHTPTNVIVTCQSERSQIKNRDRAMKMLKAKLYQKRIEEQEQELAEIRGEQKEIGWGSQIRSYVFHPYSMVKDHRTNVEVGNTQAVMDGDLEMFIDAYLRSRINA, from the exons ATGGAACTTGTTGAAATTAAACAAGAACTTGAGAAAATGGCTAAGCGTTTAGCGGACTTTAGGGGGTCTCTT GACCTCGATACGAAGAAGGCGCGGATCGCGGAGCTTGAAGGAGTAATGGCGGAGCCGTCATTTTGGGATGACCAGGATTCGGCTCAGAAAGTGATTGGTGAAGTGAATGCATTGAAGGATTCGGCTCATTCATTCCAAGACTTACAGGAGCGCTATGAAAACCTTGAAGTTTCTTATGAGCTTGTGAAGGAAGAGCATGATGAAGACTTACGTGCTGAGCTGGAAGAAGAGATTAAAGATTTAGCGAAAGGCTTGAATCAGTTTGAACTGAACTTATTGTTAAGTGAGCCTTACGATAAAAATAATGCCATTCTGGAGCTTCATCCTGGCGCAGGCGGTACGGAGTCTCAAGACTGGGCTTCCATGCTTCTGCGGATGTATTCTCGCTGGGGTGAGCGTAAAGGCTTTAAGGTTGAGACACTTGACTACCTTCCTGGCGATGAAGCAGGGGTGAAGAGTGTGACGCTTCTTATTAAAGGTCACAATGCGTATGGCTATTTGAAAGCGGAAAAAGGTGTTCATCGCCTTGTGCGTATTTCACCATTTGATTCATCAGGCCGCCGTCATACATCGTTCGTTTCGTGTGAAGTGATGCCTGAGTTCAATGATGAAATTGAAATCGATATTCGCACAGAGGATTTGAAGATCGACACGTACCGTGCCAGCGGAGCAGGCGGACAGCACGTAAATACGACGGATTCAGCGGTTCGGATTACGCATACGCCGACGAATGTGATCGTGACATGTCAGTCTGAACGCTCACAAATTAAAAACCGTGATCGCGCGATGAAAATGTTAAAAGCGAAGTTATATCAGAAGCGGATTGAAGAGCAAGAACAAGAGCTTGCTGAAATTCGTGGTGAACAGAAAGAGATCGGCTGGGGAAGTCAGATTCGTTCCTATGTGTTCCACCCTTATTCAATGGTTAAAGACCATCGTACAAATGTTGAGGTTGGAAACACGCAAGCAGTTATGGACGGCGACCTTGAAATGTTCATCGACGCTTATTTACGTTCACGAATAAATGCATAA
- the secA gene encoding preprotein translocase subunit SecA produces the protein MIGILKKMFGDGNQRQLNRMQKVVEDVEALGAEMEKLSDDELKAKTAEYKERVQKGESLDKIMPEAYALVREASTRVLGMRPYPVQLMGAVALHEGNISEMKTGEGKTLASTMPAYLNALTGKGVHIITVNEYLASRDAEEMGQLYDFLGLTVGLNLNSMSREEKKEAYECDITYGTNNEFGFDYLRDNMVLYKEQMVQRPLHFAIIDEVDSILVDEARTPLIISGSAKKSANLYHQANGFVRTLKREDDYTYDEKTKNVQLTEEGINKAERAFKIDNLFDISHVQLTHHINQALKAHVSMHRDADYVVQDGEIVIVDQFTGRMMKGRRYSDGLHQAIEAKEGLQIQNESMTLATITFQNYFRMYDKLSGMTGTAKTEEEEFRNIYNMSVVVIPTNKPIARNDRPDLIYKTMDGKFRAVVEDIAERHSNGQPILVGTVNIETSELISRYLKKKGIPHHVLNAKNHEKEADIIENAGQKGAVTIATNMAGRGTDIKLGEGVIDVGGLAVIGTERHESRRIDNQLRGRAGRQGDPGMSVFYLSMEDELMRRFGSDNMRSMMERLGMEDDQPIESKLVSRAVESAQKRVEGNNFDARKTLLQYDDVLRQQRDVIYDQRYNVLDSDNLREIVEGMMKSAIERVVDIHTPQDKVEEEWDIDAIVDYINLNVLEEGALSKNDLAGKVQEEILELIIEKVHAKYDEKEEAFGPEQMREFEKVIVLRVVDTKWMDHIDAMDQLRQGIHLRAYGQNDPLREYQMEGFSMFENMIATIEEDVTKYVMKAQIQNNLQREKVAEGQAVNPKQDEETKKRKPFVKKDEVGRNDPCPCGSGKKYKQCHGR, from the coding sequence ATGATTGGAATCCTGAAAAAAATGTTTGGTGACGGCAATCAACGCCAATTGAATCGTATGCAGAAGGTTGTAGAGGACGTTGAAGCGCTAGGAGCTGAAATGGAAAAGCTGTCTGATGATGAGCTGAAGGCAAAGACAGCTGAATATAAGGAGCGCGTTCAAAAAGGTGAATCACTTGATAAGATTATGCCAGAAGCGTATGCGCTTGTACGTGAGGCGTCTACACGCGTTCTTGGTATGCGTCCTTATCCAGTACAGCTGATGGGTGCTGTGGCGCTGCATGAAGGTAACATTTCAGAGATGAAAACAGGTGAAGGTAAAACGTTGGCGTCTACAATGCCAGCCTATTTAAATGCGTTAACAGGCAAAGGTGTGCACATTATTACGGTCAATGAATACCTTGCAAGCCGTGATGCGGAAGAAATGGGTCAATTATATGACTTTCTTGGCTTGACGGTTGGTTTGAACCTAAACAGCATGTCACGTGAAGAGAAGAAGGAAGCATATGAGTGTGATATCACGTATGGAACGAACAATGAATTTGGGTTCGATTACTTGCGTGACAACATGGTGCTGTATAAGGAACAAATGGTTCAGCGCCCGCTCCATTTTGCGATTATTGATGAGGTTGACTCCATCTTAGTTGATGAAGCTCGTACACCATTAATTATCTCCGGGTCTGCGAAGAAGTCTGCGAACCTTTATCATCAAGCAAATGGGTTTGTTCGTACGCTAAAGCGTGAGGACGATTATACGTATGATGAGAAGACGAAGAATGTTCAGCTGACGGAAGAAGGAATTAACAAGGCTGAGCGTGCGTTTAAAATTGATAACTTGTTTGACATAAGCCATGTGCAGCTTACCCATCACATTAATCAGGCATTAAAGGCTCACGTCAGCATGCATCGTGATGCCGATTATGTCGTGCAGGATGGCGAAATTGTAATCGTTGACCAATTTACAGGCCGGATGATGAAAGGGCGTCGCTACAGCGATGGTCTTCACCAGGCGATTGAGGCGAAGGAAGGTCTGCAAATTCAAAACGAAAGTATGACACTTGCGACCATTACGTTCCAGAACTATTTCCGTATGTATGACAAGCTGTCGGGTATGACAGGTACGGCGAAGACTGAGGAAGAAGAGTTCCGTAACATTTACAATATGAGTGTTGTTGTAATTCCGACAAACAAGCCGATTGCGCGTAATGACCGTCCTGATTTGATCTATAAGACGATGGATGGCAAGTTCCGTGCCGTTGTAGAGGATATTGCAGAGCGTCACAGCAATGGGCAGCCAATTCTTGTCGGTACGGTAAATATCGAAACTTCAGAATTGATTTCTCGTTACTTGAAGAAGAAAGGGATTCCACATCACGTTCTGAACGCGAAAAACCATGAAAAAGAAGCCGATATCATTGAGAACGCAGGGCAAAAAGGTGCGGTAACGATTGCGACGAATATGGCCGGACGTGGTACAGATATCAAGCTTGGCGAAGGTGTAATTGATGTAGGCGGCCTTGCGGTTATTGGTACCGAGCGCCATGAAAGTCGCCGGATTGATAACCAGCTCCGTGGTCGTGCCGGTCGTCAAGGTGACCCAGGTATGTCTGTATTCTATCTATCAATGGAAGATGAATTGATGCGCCGTTTCGGTTCTGATAATATGCGTTCGATGATGGAGCGTTTGGGCATGGAGGATGACCAGCCGATTGAAAGTAAGCTCGTATCCCGTGCGGTTGAGTCAGCGCAAAAACGTGTTGAAGGAAATAACTTTGATGCGCGTAAAACGTTGCTTCAATATGATGATGTTCTGCGCCAACAGCGTGACGTCATTTATGACCAGCGTTACAATGTGCTTGATTCCGACAATTTACGTGAGATTGTCGAAGGAATGATGAAGTCTGCGATTGAACGTGTAGTCGATATTCATACGCCGCAGGATAAAGTGGAAGAAGAATGGGATATTGATGCCATTGTTGATTACATTAACTTAAATGTGCTTGAGGAAGGTGCGTTAAGCAAAAACGACCTTGCAGGTAAAGTACAGGAAGAAATTCTTGAGCTTATCATAGAGAAAGTGCATGCAAAATATGATGAGAAAGAAGAAGCGTTTGGTCCTGAACAAATGCGTGAATTTGAAAAAGTAATCGTTCTTCGTGTAGTCGATACGAAGTGGATGGACCATATTGATGCGATGGACCAGCTGCGTCAAGGTATTCACCTGCGCGCTTACGGTCAAAATGATCCGCTGCGCGAGTATCAAATGGAAGGTTTCTCAATGTTCGAGAATATGATCGCGACGATTGAAGAAGATGTCACAAAATACGTCATGAAAGCGCAAATTCAAAATAACCTTCAACGTGAGAAGGTTGCAGAAGGACAAGCGGTCAATCCGAAGCAAGACGAAGAAACAAAGAAACGCAAGCCATTCGTTAAGAAAGACGAAGTCGGCCGAAACGACCCTTGCCCATGCGGAAGCGGCAAGAAATATAAGCAGTGTCACGGACGTTAA
- a CDS encoding YjfB family protein, with translation MNVAGASMAMSQMNANSQVDVALKKKTMNVAEQQGNAMVEMMQKSAPHPTSGHNIDIKG, from the coding sequence ATGAATGTTGCAGGTGCTTCGATGGCAATGAGCCAGATGAATGCGAACAGCCAAGTAGATGTTGCATTAAAGAAGAAGACGATGAATGTTGCTGAGCAGCAAGGGAATGCAATGGTTGAAATGATGCAGAAATCCGCTCCACATCCAACTTCTGGTCATAATATTGATATTAAAGGTTAA
- a CDS encoding ATP-binding protein codes for MLLCMSFPIMIIPGHAFDLRQIPFIFVFLYLGRVPGSILFSVLVAFRLYMGGDGVYIAILVNVVLFAMLLYVEPNFKKRGLKQKAIIVFSLSILKPVAMLIYFPLFYEMNRVLSLFTVQVFFFQTAGLLLTLHFIERMKSNIKVQEQVKQAEKRQVVSDLAASFAHEIRNPLTVTRGFVQLLKQKGLPENKREEFIQLALDEVDNAERIITNYLSFAKPGIEKPEQLNIANEVVRCCSIMKPYANMHGVDVRLNAGPSECSCVIVGQAQTFQQCLTNILKNCVEAMPRGGNIDLAISRESDNVYVLIQDEGIGMDKEKLERLGEPFYSTKEKGTGLGMMVVFSIIDAMNGDLHIDSKVDEGTKFLMRFPVIENNPKPLISNEAD; via the coding sequence ATGCTGCTGTGTATGTCTTTTCCGATCATGATTATTCCGGGGCACGCGTTTGATTTGCGCCAAATTCCGTTTATCTTTGTGTTTTTGTATTTAGGACGTGTGCCTGGAAGTATTTTGTTCTCTGTGTTAGTTGCGTTTCGTTTATATATGGGTGGAGACGGTGTGTACATCGCGATACTTGTTAATGTTGTCTTGTTTGCAATGCTCTTGTATGTCGAGCCGAACTTTAAGAAGCGGGGATTGAAGCAGAAAGCCATTATTGTCTTTTCATTATCTATCTTAAAACCAGTCGCGATGCTGATTTACTTTCCACTTTTCTATGAAATGAACCGAGTGCTAAGTTTATTTACGGTCCAAGTGTTTTTCTTTCAAACGGCAGGTTTATTATTGACCCTTCACTTTATTGAACGGATGAAGTCAAATATCAAAGTTCAAGAGCAGGTAAAACAAGCTGAAAAACGGCAGGTTGTTAGTGATTTGGCAGCTTCGTTTGCCCATGAGATTCGCAACCCATTGACGGTCACAAGAGGGTTTGTCCAGTTATTGAAGCAAAAGGGTTTGCCGGAGAATAAGAGAGAGGAATTCATTCAACTGGCACTTGATGAGGTTGATAATGCGGAGCGGATTATTACGAATTATCTTTCATTCGCGAAGCCTGGTATTGAAAAGCCTGAACAATTGAATATTGCAAATGAAGTTGTTCGCTGCTGTTCAATTATGAAGCCTTATGCCAATATGCATGGCGTAGATGTTCGTTTAAATGCAGGTCCATCAGAATGCTCGTGTGTCATTGTCGGGCAGGCCCAAACCTTTCAGCAATGCTTAACAAATATTTTGAAGAACTGTGTCGAAGCAATGCCTAGAGGTGGGAATATTGACTTAGCCATTTCGAGAGAATCTGACAATGTTTACGTACTAATCCAAGACGAAGGAATCGGGATGGACAAAGAGAAGCTAGAGCGGCTTGGAGAACCTTTCTACTCAACGAAAGAGAAGGGAACAGGTCTTGGAATGATGGTCGTTTTCAGTATTATCGATGCGATGAATGGTGATTTACATATTGACAGTAAGGTAGATGAAGGCACCAAATTTCTAATGAGATTTCCGGTTATCGAAAATAATCCTAAGCCTCTGATCTCCAATGAGGCAGATTAA
- the raiA gene encoding ribosome-associated translation inhibitor RaiA, which yields MNYNIRGENITVTPALREYIEKKIGKLERYFDTPPTSEVHVNLSVHTEQKIEVTIPMSQLLLRAEETHVDMYAAIDLVVNKLERQIRKHKTRVNRKFRQDGNSPKYVFAELEKEARDELLEEEEGADVVRTKRFNLKPMDSEEAILQMNMLGHSFFVFTNSETNNTNVVYRRRDGKYGLIEPS from the coding sequence ATGAATTATAATATTCGTGGCGAAAATATCACTGTTACTCCCGCATTGCGTGAGTATATTGAGAAGAAGATTGGAAAACTAGAGCGTTATTTTGATACGCCTCCTACATCTGAAGTGCATGTTAATTTAAGTGTTCATACAGAGCAGAAAATTGAGGTTACAATTCCGATGTCTCAGCTTCTATTGCGTGCTGAGGAAACACATGTAGATATGTATGCAGCGATTGACCTTGTTGTAAATAAGTTAGAGCGTCAAATCCGTAAGCATAAGACGAGAGTAAACCGCAAGTTCCGTCAAGATGGCAATTCTCCGAAATATGTGTTTGCAGAATTGGAAAAAGAAGCGCGTGATGAATTGCTTGAGGAAGAAGAAGGCGCAGATGTTGTACGTACAAAGCGTTTCAACCTTAAGCCAATGGATTCTGAGGAAGCCATTCTTCAAATGAATATGTTAGGTCATAGCTTCTTCGTCTTTACAAATTCTGAAACAAACAATACAAACGTTGTTTATCGCAGAAGAGACGGAAAATATGGCTTGATTGAGCCTAGCTAA
- the fliS gene encoding flagellar export chaperone FliS, with the protein MSNTQAYQKYKSNSVNTASPGELTLMLYNGCIKFIKQAKIAMEKQDIQGRNTNLLKAQDIINELMVTLDTKQEVAQNMLQMYDYIYRRLVEANTKNSLEILEEAEGYVTEFRDTWKQIILELRKQEFKKTGQA; encoded by the coding sequence ATGTCCAATACACAAGCTTATCAAAAATATAAAAGTAACTCAGTCAATACGGCTTCACCAGGTGAGCTCACGTTAATGTTATATAATGGTTGTATTAAATTTATTAAACAAGCAAAAATTGCGATGGAAAAGCAAGATATCCAAGGAAGAAATACAAATTTACTAAAGGCTCAAGATATTATTAATGAGCTGATGGTGACGCTGGATACGAAGCAAGAAGTCGCTCAAAATATGCTGCAGATGTATGATTACATCTATAGAAGATTGGTAGAAGCAAATACGAAGAACAGCCTTGAAATTTTAGAAGAAGCAGAAGGGTATGTGACGGAGTTCAGAGATACGTGGAAACAGATTATACTTGAGCTCCGAAAGCAAGAATTTAAGAAAACTGGGCAGGCATAA